The Neoarius graeffei isolate fNeoGra1 chromosome 25, fNeoGra1.pri, whole genome shotgun sequence genome includes a region encoding these proteins:
- the LOC132873766 gene encoding solute carrier family 35 member F3 → MNKLSAKVSPCSTPPPGTLHTASTSEADVRSEECVSEQESAPSQCPCRCSVTAMLRLVAGVVLGVGIATAWVWAAHSAKQTLTQFNAPFFIFWFCSSWNLLMFPLYYAGHLLTEKPREKPRVQFRRCLRFLGDGEVTVRMLLRFSAPFSVFWSVSGFLYLRALSRTSVTDCSAVMCCNSAFTFLLTWICLKERFLGVRVVAVILSITGIVMLAYSDGFYSDSITGVALAVGSASCSALYNVLYRKRVGTLDPGPASILLCCVGLCVIVVHSWVCVLLYVTHMEFWDPSEPVPWNTLCTTASLLLVFNVLVNMGGVCTYPALISLGVLLTVPTSAAVDVWVLEAPPLSDMRSLALGLISAAFLLLLFPEDWDQKTLQWISSWRNPALEISVTLHPNRSVSVVTFLQGGSRAGAEPVPKNWLSAMKTGSSVAPTLCQSRTKSCLLQGLEAGLA, encoded by the exons atgaaTAAACTGTCGGCGAAGGTCTCTCCGTGTTCCACCCCTCCACCTGGCACACTgcacacagcctccacctcag AGGCtgatgtgaggagtgaggagtgtgTGTCGGAGCAGGAGTCGGCACCAAGCCAGTGTCCGTGTCGCTGTTCGGTCACAGCCATGCTGCGGCTGGTGGCAGGCGTTGTGCTGGGGGTCGGCATAGCGACGGCGTGGGTGTGGGCAGCTCACAGCGCAAAACAAACTCTCACACAATTTAACGCTCCATTTTTCATCTTTTGGTTCTGCAGCAGCTGGAACCTGCTGATGTTCCCTCTGTATTACGCTGGACATTTACTGACCGAGAAACCCAGAGAGAAGCCCAGAGTTCAGTTCAG gcggtGTCTGCGGTTCCTGGGTGATGGGGAGGTAACAGTGAGGATGTTGTTGAGGTTCTCCGCTCCATTCTCTGTGTTCTGGAGTGTGTCGGGCTTCCTGTACCTGCGCGCTCTCAGCAGGACGTCAGTCACAGACTGCAGCGCTGTGATGTGCTGTAACTCCGCCTTCACCTTCCTGCTCACCTGGATCTGCCTTAAGGAGCGCTTCCTGGGAGTCAGG gtggtcGCAGTGATTCTCTCTATCACAGGAATCGTGATGTTAGCATACTCTGATGGTTTCTACAGCGACTCTATCACCGGAGTGGCTCTGGCAGTTGGATCAGCCTCTTGCTCTGCactgtataat GTATTGTACAGGAAACGTGTAGGGACACTTGATCCTGGCCCAGCAAGCATATTGTTGTGCTGTGTGGGTCTGTGTGTGATTGTGGTACACTCATGGGTGTGTGTGCTGCTGTATGTCACGCACATGGAGTTCTGGGATCCGTCTGAGCCCGTGCCCTGGAACACACTCTGCACCACGGCATCACTGCTGCTCG TGTTTAATGTACTCGTGAACATGGGAGGAGTGTGTACTTATCCTGCGCTCATCTCACTCGGGGTCCTGCTCACAGTTCCAACCAGTGCAG cgGTGGATGTGTGGGTGTTGGAGGCTCCTCCCCTCAGTGACATGCGTTCGTTAGCGTTGGGTTTGATCTCAGCTGCGTTCCTACTGCTGCTGTTTCCGGAAGATTGGGACCAGAAAACTCTGCAGTGGATCAGTTCA TGGAGAAATCCAGCTCTCGAGATCAGCGTAACTCTCCACCCGAACAGATCTGTCTCTGTAGTCACCTTCCTCCAAGGCGGTTCCAGGGCTGGTGCGGAACCGGTGCCTAAGAACTGGCTCTCGGCCATGAAAACTGGTTCCAGTGTGGCACCAACACTTTGCCAGTCTAGAACCAAGAGCTGCTTACTTCAGGGGCTGGAGGCAGGATTAGCATGA